A portion of the Acidobacteriota bacterium genome contains these proteins:
- a CDS encoding hydroxyneurosporene methyltransferase yields MQAQEPVNLFELSDLCTPWCVHVVATLRIADHIAAGAEELNALAAAANCNADYLGRVLRHLIGKGVFAEPAPGRFALNEAASQLLEPGMLLGLNLDGFGGRMAYAWGTLLKAVRTGAPAYEELFGRPYWEDLDAHPEIAAEFDALMGPAGHGTPDSEILLDGDWESMRTVVDVGGGTGALLAEILLAHPDIKGILVDFPKTVARAAETFAAAGVADRVEIIGQSFFDPLPAGGDLYVLSKVLNDWPDRETVAILKRCAEAAQAKGRIVISGGVSPDDAPASLSIETVLLGGKTNTLAEFRELAREAGLEVSAAGRLPSGRFVIECRPVS; encoded by the coding sequence ATGCAAGCACAGGAACCTGTAAATCTCTTCGAATTGAGCGATCTTTGCACGCCGTGGTGCGTGCATGTGGTGGCGACGCTGCGCATCGCGGATCACATAGCTGCGGGCGCGGAAGAACTCAACGCGCTTGCAGCGGCGGCAAACTGCAACGCCGATTATCTGGGCCGAGTGTTGCGGCATTTGATCGGCAAAGGCGTATTTGCGGAACCCGCGCCCGGACGCTTTGCGCTCAACGAAGCGGCGAGCCAATTGCTCGAACCGGGAATGCTTCTCGGCCTGAATCTGGATGGCTTCGGCGGGCGAATGGCCTACGCCTGGGGCACGCTGCTCAAAGCCGTGCGGACGGGCGCACCCGCTTACGAAGAGCTTTTCGGGCGTCCGTATTGGGAAGACCTGGACGCGCACCCGGAAATTGCCGCCGAATTCGACGCGCTGATGGGACCGGCAGGCCACGGCACCCCCGATTCGGAAATTCTGCTCGACGGCGATTGGGAATCAATGCGCACCGTGGTTGATGTCGGCGGCGGCACGGGCGCGCTGCTCGCCGAAATTCTGCTCGCCCATCCTGACATCAAAGGCATTCTGGTGGATTTCCCGAAAACCGTCGCGCGCGCTGCTGAAACGTTCGCCGCCGCAGGCGTCGCCGACCGGGTTGAAATTATTGGCCAAAGCTTCTTCGACCCGCTTCCCGCTGGCGGTGATTTGTATGTCTTGTCAAAAGTGCTCAACGATTGGCCCGACCGTGAAACCGTGGCGATCCTGAAGCGCTGCGCCGAGGCCGCCCAGGCCAAGGGGCGCATTGTGATCTCCGGCGGCGTTTCGCCAGACGATGCGCCCGCTAGTTTATCTATTGAGACGGTGTTGCTGGGCGGCAAGACCAACACACTGGCCGAATTCCGCGAGCTTGCGCGTGAAGCTGGGCTGGAAGTGAGCGCCGCTGGTCGGTTACCTTCTGGCCGTTTCGTCATTGAGTGTCGGCCAGTGAGTTAA
- a CDS encoding DUF433 domain-containing protein translates to MDQYIEKQGQTYRIKGTRVALDSIIYRFQEGRSPEAIQDSFPALSLSQIYAAIAYYLDHQAELDAYLAHNEATEAEFSRGIARLFPKGAALKARIKQTAEQSFPKPSRS, encoded by the coding sequence ATGGATCAGTACATCGAAAAACAAGGCCAGACGTATCGAATCAAAGGCACGCGTGTGGCGCTGGATTCAATCATCTACCGGTTTCAGGAAGGGCGCTCGCCGGAAGCCATTCAGGATTCTTTCCCGGCGCTCTCGCTTAGCCAAATCTACGCGGCGATTGCGTATTACCTGGATCATCAAGCCGAACTCGACGCCTATCTGGCGCACAACGAAGCGACAGAAGCAGAGTTCAGCCGAGGGATCGCTCGCTTGTTTCCGAAAGGCGCGGCACTCAAAGCCCGTATCAAACAAACCGCAGAGCAGAGTTTCCCGAAACCCTCCCGATCATGA
- a CDS encoding DUF1801 domain-containing protein has product MAELKTKQTDASVVDYLNAIKDEQVREDCWAITKLMQEATKAEPKMWGPSIVGFGNHRLVYPNGRELDWMVIAFSPRKQNITLYIHSGFEGRDELLAQLGKHSTGKGCLYIKRLSDVHLPTLKKLIKASVKHTLQK; this is encoded by the coding sequence ATGGCGGAACTCAAAACAAAACAGACAGATGCTTCTGTTGTGGATTACCTCAACGCAATCAAGGACGAACAAGTCCGCGAAGATTGCTGGGCTATCACAAAACTCATGCAGGAGGCGACCAAGGCGGAACCTAAAATGTGGGGGCCGAGCATTGTGGGCTTTGGCAATCACCGGTTGGTATATCCCAACGGACGCGAACTGGATTGGATGGTGATCGCCTTTTCGCCGCGCAAACAAAATATCACGCTGTATATTCATTCCGGCTTTGAAGGCCGCGACGAATTGCTGGCGCAGCTTGGCAAGCATTCGACCGGCAAAGGCTGCCTGTACATCAAACGGTTGTCGGACGTGCATTTGCCGACGCTGAAAAAATTGATCAAGGCTTCCGTCAAACATACGCTTCAGAAATAG
- a CDS encoding SGNH/GDSL hydrolase family protein, translating into MASKAAMKILFIGNSFTARNDVPMLIAQLAEARGHKLEHELIQAGGASLRMHWNKGEAQKAIAQTRYDYVVLQEQSTLPLKNPQRFHENVRLFDPVIQDSKSKTALYLTWARQNALETQDALTDAYTAIGKELGAKVIPVGIAWQQFIEKHNAPTLHDKDQSHPTLAGSYLAACVFLASLVGETPVGIVSDLKGLTPQEAELLQKTAWKVAAPARRK; encoded by the coding sequence ATGGCTTCTAAAGCGGCAATGAAAATTCTGTTTATTGGTAATAGCTTCACGGCGCGAAACGATGTGCCCATGCTGATTGCGCAACTGGCCGAAGCGCGCGGCCACAAGTTGGAACACGAACTGATTCAGGCGGGCGGCGCGTCGTTGCGCATGCACTGGAACAAAGGCGAAGCACAAAAAGCAATTGCGCAGACGCGCTACGATTATGTGGTGTTGCAGGAGCAAAGCACCTTGCCGCTGAAAAATCCGCAACGCTTCCACGAAAACGTTCGACTGTTCGATCCCGTAATTCAGGATTCCAAATCGAAGACGGCGCTGTACCTGACCTGGGCGCGCCAGAACGCTCTGGAAACGCAGGACGCGCTTACGGATGCTTATACAGCGATCGGCAAAGAACTCGGCGCGAAAGTCATTCCTGTCGGCATCGCCTGGCAGCAGTTTATCGAGAAACACAACGCGCCAACCCTGCACGATAAAGACCAAAGCCATCCCACGCTTGCCGGGTCTTACCTGGCCGCCTGTGTGTTTCTGGCATCGTTGGTTGGTGAAACTCCGGTGGGCATCGTCAGTGACCTGAAAGGATTGACGCCGCAAGAGGCAGAATTGCTGCAGAAGACCGCCTGGAAAGTTGCCGCTCCCGCGCGGCGGAAATGA
- a CDS encoding AAA family ATPase, with protein MKSEVKLPNGEKIEGDGSIVIIGPNGVGKTRLGVAIARANDAERVAALRNVEVSSVSMRPLEQANNEVQSAIQQQLNEYWRPSYELEFLLSEILEEDRESAVQYRDYRELNPSMKPDEKLINTRLRKIAEIWNEQFPERQIKIGYRPTVERSINGEIVNYSIAQMSEGERTALYLAARVISCRKPILIVDEPETFFHPLLARNLWNSLEKLAPTIRFVYITHDIPFALSRRDARFAIARSESTAEILLPTSGIPADVVAQVLGAASFSVSASRLIFCEGQLDSYDNAILTAWHNCPKTVIVPVGGCDAVRECVFVFRAGKITTGVTAFGYIDRDGWPDNQLISDANIKVHPVSEIEGYLCLEPIFKALGIYNNLSEPDLTVRYDSFLKVAKSHFKEVVLNKEILNRAKKRVEIEQKALLNPIKPDADIGKLRTTFESAAPSGGWNNYFATVFAEEEKRLIASHSGNAEDFIKDFPAKSYYGQAATQLNQMPDALVRTICLALELSDNDAAENKRLKDLRDALVSGMSPYLWPRLI; from the coding sequence ATGAAATCTGAAGTCAAACTACCCAACGGAGAAAAAATTGAAGGTGACGGCTCGATTGTTATCATCGGACCCAACGGTGTAGGGAAAACCCGTCTTGGAGTTGCCATTGCGAGGGCTAACGATGCTGAACGTGTCGCTGCACTCCGAAACGTTGAAGTCAGTAGTGTTTCGATGCGGCCTCTTGAGCAGGCAAACAATGAGGTTCAGAGCGCAATACAACAACAATTGAATGAGTATTGGCGACCATCCTATGAGTTGGAATTCCTCTTATCGGAAATCCTCGAAGAAGACCGGGAATCTGCTGTTCAGTATCGAGACTATCGAGAACTAAACCCATCAATGAAACCAGATGAAAAGCTGATAAATACGCGATTGCGAAAAATCGCTGAAATCTGGAATGAGCAATTTCCAGAGCGACAGATTAAGATCGGATACCGACCAACGGTTGAACGTAGTATCAATGGAGAGATCGTCAACTATTCGATCGCACAGATGAGCGAAGGGGAGCGGACAGCGCTCTATCTTGCTGCACGAGTTATTAGCTGCCGCAAGCCAATACTGATCGTTGATGAACCGGAGACCTTTTTCCACCCTCTGCTAGCACGAAATCTTTGGAATAGCCTGGAGAAGTTAGCACCTACCATTAGGTTTGTTTACATCACACACGATATTCCCTTTGCCCTATCGCGCCGGGACGCTCGGTTCGCAATTGCGCGGTCTGAGAGCACGGCAGAAATATTGCTACCCACTTCCGGCATACCTGCTGATGTAGTTGCTCAAGTTTTGGGTGCAGCATCATTTTCAGTGTCAGCGTCCCGTCTGATTTTTTGCGAGGGACAACTCGATAGTTATGACAACGCTATTTTGACTGCTTGGCACAACTGTCCAAAGACTGTCATTGTTCCAGTTGGTGGATGCGATGCTGTCAGAGAATGTGTTTTTGTATTTCGTGCTGGGAAAATCACGACAGGTGTTACTGCATTTGGATATATTGACCGGGACGGTTGGCCTGATAATCAATTGATTTCAGATGCGAATATCAAGGTTCATCCGGTAAGCGAAATAGAAGGCTATCTCTGCCTTGAGCCTATTTTCAAAGCTTTGGGGATCTACAACAATCTGAGTGAACCAGATCTTACGGTACGATACGACTCTTTTCTGAAAGTAGCCAAAAGCCACTTCAAGGAAGTTGTGCTGAACAAAGAAATACTTAACCGTGCCAAGAAACGCGTCGAGATTGAGCAAAAGGCTTTGCTAAATCCCATCAAGCCTGATGCCGACATTGGAAAGCTCCGCACCACTTTTGAATCTGCAGCGCCGAGTGGAGGTTGGAATAATTACTTTGCTACCGTTTTTGCTGAGGAAGAAAAGCGACTTATCGCCTCTCACAGTGGCAATGCTGAGGATTTCATAAAAGACTTTCCCGCAAAATCTTATTACGGCCAAGCTGCGACTCAGTTAAATCAGATGCCTGATGCTCTTGTTCGGACGATTTGTTTGGCACTAGAACTCTCGGACAATGATGCTGCTGAAAACAAACGCTTAAAGGATTTGCGCGATGCGCTTGTCAGCGGAATGTCACCATACTTATGGCCTCGGCTGATCTGA